The genomic interval GGTCGCCGAGGGCGAGTTTCACGAAAGCCTGAACCTTGCCGCGCTCTGGTCGCTGCCCGTGCTGTTCATCTGCGAAAACAACCTCTACGCGATGGGGACCGCGCTCGACCGTTCAGAGTCCGTCACCGACATCCACAAGAAACCGGATTGTTACGGCATCGACGCCGAGGTGGTGGACGGGATGGATGTGGTTGCGGTCGAGGCGGCCGCCCGCCGCGCGATCGCCAAGGTGCGGGAGACCGGCGCGCCGCACTTCCTCGAATGCCGGACCTACCGCTTCCGCGCCCATTCGATGTTTGACGCGCAACTCTACCGCGACAAGTCGGAGGTCGAGGAATGGCGCGAGAAGGGGCCGATCGTGCGCTTTCGCGAATGGCTTGAGGACGCCGGCATGGCGCACGGCGAGGAGATCGAAAAGATCGCGGAAGAGATCGAGGGCGAAGTCGCTGAGGCGGTCGCCTTCGCCGAGCGTGGAAGCTGGGAACCGGTCACCGAGCTGACGCGCTTCACCTATGCGGACAGGACGGCCTGAGCCATGGCGGACGCGGCGGCGAAAAGCACAACACGCGAGATCACCTACCGCGAGGCCGTGCGCGCGGCGATCCGCGACGCGATGCAGCGCGACGAGCGCGTGTTCCTCATGGGCGAGGATGTCGGGCGCTATGGCGGCTGCTACGCGGTCAGCAAGGGCTTGCTGGAGGAATTCGGGCCGGCGCGCATTCGCGACACGCCACTATCGGAATCCGGCTTCACCGGCGCAGGTATTGGCGCCGCGATGGGCGGAATGCGCCCGATTGTCGAGCTTATGACCGTCAATTTCAGCCTGCTGGCGCTGGATCAGATCATGAACAACGCCGCCACCATCCGGCACATGTCCGGCAACCAGTTTGGCGTGCCGCTGGTGATCCGCATGGCCACCGGCGCGGGCAAGCAGCTCGCCGCGCAGCACTCGCACAGCCTGGAGGGCTGGTACGCGCACATCCCCGGCATCAAGGTGCTGGCCCCGGCCACGCTCGCGGACGCGCGCGGGATGCTCTGGAGCGCGCTGGAAGACCCGGACCCGGTTCTGATTTTCGAGAACGTCATGCTCTACAACATGAGCGGAGAGCTTCCCGAGGATGCGGGCGCGGTCAACATCGACAAGGCCGCTGTCCGCCGCGAGGGCGCGGACATCAGCCTGATCACCTATGGCGGCTCGCTCTGGAAGACGCTGGAGGCCGCCGAGACGCTCGCGGGGGAGGGGCTTTCGGCAGAGGTCGTCGATCTGCGCACGCTGCGCCCGCTGGACGATGAGACGATCATGGCGTCGGTGCGCAAGACGCGCCGCGCCGTCGTCGTGGATGAGGGCTGGCGCTCCGGCAGCCTCGCGGCGGAGGTCTGCACGCGGATTATGGAGCAGGCGTTCTGGGACCTCGACGGGCCGCTTGGCCGGGTTTGCAGCGAAGAGGTGCCGATCCCCTATCCGCATCACCTCGAACAGGCCGCGATCCCCCAGGCCGACGAGGTCGTGGCGATGGCCAAGGCGCTGATGGGGCGGGAGTGAGCCGATGGCAGAATTCCGCATGCCCTCGCTTGGCGCTGACATGGAAGCGGGCACGCTCGTCGAGTGGATGGTGAAGCCAGGCGACACCGTTACGCGCGGCGACATCGTGGCGGTGGTCGAGACGCAGAAGGGCGCGATCGAGATCGAGATTTTCGACAGCGGTGAGGTCGAGAAGCTGCTGGTGGACGAGGACACCGAGGTGCCCGTCGGCACGCCGCTCGCCATCGTGCGCAAGGAAGGGGAAACCGAAGCCGAAGCGCGCGCTGCCCCCGAGGCCCTGGTAGAACCGTCCGCCCCGCCCAGAGCTGCCGCGCCGCCCCCCGCCGCCGCCAAAGCCCCGCCGAGCGCCGGCCGGGTGCGCATTTCGCCTGTCGCGCGCCGGCTCGCCCATGAGCGCGGCGTCGACATCTCGCAGATCAAGGGCACCGGCCCCGGTGGCGCGATCGTCAAGGAAGATATTGAGCAGGCGGCGGCAGCCCAGCCTGAAAAGCCCGAAAAGAAGCGCGCCGCGCTCAACCTCGACGCGATGCGCGAGGCGATCGCCGCGGCGATGGCACGCTCCAAGCGCGAAATTCCGCATTACTACCTCGCGCACCGCATCGACATGACTGCTTGCGAAGAGTGGCTCGCCGAGGTCAACGCGGAGCGCCCGCCCGCCGAACGCCTCTTGATGGGCGCGCTGAACGTCAAGGCCACCGCGCTCGCCGCGCGCAAACATCTCAAATTCAACGGCTTTTTCGAGGATGGCGAATTCCAGCCCTCCGACGCGATCCATGTCGGGATGGCGATCGCCATTCGCGGCGGCGGGTTGGCCGCCCCCGCGCTGCGCGACGCGGACAAGCAGCCGCTCGATGAACTGATGGCCGACATCCGTGATCTTGTCGCCCGCACGCGCGCCGGGCGGATGCGCAGTTCCGAAATCTCCGACCCGACTATCACCGTGTCGAGCATGGGGGATCGCGGCGTCGAGGCGCTTTACGGCATCATCTATCCGCCACAAGTCGCCATCGTCGGCTTCGGCAAGCCCGAGACGCGCCCCTGGATCGTCGATGGCGCGGTGGTCCCGCGCACAGTCATGACGATCACGCTCTCCGCCGATCACCGCGTCACCGACGGCCATGCTGGCGGGTTGTTCCTGGCGGAAATCGGTCAACTGCTGCAGGAGCCGGAGAAGCTATGAACGAGGTGGATATTCGCGCGGTCGTGCTGGAAGAGTTGGGC from Dichotomicrobium thermohalophilum carries:
- the pdhA gene encoding pyruvate dehydrogenase (acetyl-transferring) E1 component subunit alpha, with amino-acid sequence MSRAADKPHLSREHALDLLRAMMRIRRFEGECARLYTEQKIRGFLHLYDGEEAIAAGIIPVLEARDRIVATYREHAHALVRGIPMNAVMAEMFGKQEGCSHGRGGSMHLFSSETNFYGGNAIVGGGMPVAVGLALSDHMRGDDVVTACFFGEGAVAEGEFHESLNLAALWSLPVLFICENNLYAMGTALDRSESVTDIHKKPDCYGIDAEVVDGMDVVAVEAAARRAIAKVRETGAPHFLECRTYRFRAHSMFDAQLYRDKSEVEEWREKGPIVRFREWLEDAGMAHGEEIEKIAEEIEGEVAEAVAFAERGSWEPVTELTRFTYADRTA
- a CDS encoding dihydrolipoamide acetyltransferase family protein is translated as MAEFRMPSLGADMEAGTLVEWMVKPGDTVTRGDIVAVVETQKGAIEIEIFDSGEVEKLLVDEDTEVPVGTPLAIVRKEGETEAEARAAPEALVEPSAPPRAAAPPPAAAKAPPSAGRVRISPVARRLAHERGVDISQIKGTGPGGAIVKEDIEQAAAAQPEKPEKKRAALNLDAMREAIAAAMARSKREIPHYYLAHRIDMTACEEWLAEVNAERPPAERLLMGALNVKATALAARKHLKFNGFFEDGEFQPSDAIHVGMAIAIRGGGLAAPALRDADKQPLDELMADIRDLVARTRAGRMRSSEISDPTITVSSMGDRGVEALYGIIYPPQVAIVGFGKPETRPWIVDGAVVPRTVMTITLSADHRVTDGHAGGLFLAEIGQLLQEPEKL
- a CDS encoding alpha-ketoacid dehydrogenase subunit beta — protein: MADAAAKSTTREITYREAVRAAIRDAMQRDERVFLMGEDVGRYGGCYAVSKGLLEEFGPARIRDTPLSESGFTGAGIGAAMGGMRPIVELMTVNFSLLALDQIMNNAATIRHMSGNQFGVPLVIRMATGAGKQLAAQHSHSLEGWYAHIPGIKVLAPATLADARGMLWSALEDPDPVLIFENVMLYNMSGELPEDAGAVNIDKAAVRREGADISLITYGGSLWKTLEAAETLAGEGLSAEVVDLRTLRPLDDETIMASVRKTRRAVVVDEGWRSGSLAAEVCTRIMEQAFWDLDGPLGRVCSEEVPIPYPHHLEQAAIPQADEVVAMAKALMGRE